The Pseudodesulfovibrio sediminis genome includes the window CGCCACTCTGGGCGTGGCACTGGCCACCGCGCTATTCTCTTTTGTTGCAGGCATCGTGCTGGTCGGGCTGACCGGCGCCATAGCCGGAACCATCGTTGTGTCGCTGGCGTTGCTTGCCCTGTACAGATTGGCCGTCAAGGTCGAGGGAGCCAACGGCGATTTCCTGGGCTGCGCGGTCATAGTCGGCGAGATCGCCGCCGGTATCGGTTTTGTCCTCACCATGTAGTTGGCGGAAACGTCGAACAAAACGCATGGCGTAGAGACAGGTAGTCCGTCTGTACAGACATCAGGTTATTCGGATTCGTGCATTGTCTTGCGACGGGTTCTATACGCGTCCACAACAAACACAAGCGACACGAGCTGCTGCACCATGAGAATGTAATACTGCTGGATTCCCATCAGGGTCGAACAGCTGACATTCCCCAGCATCAGCCAGAAATATCCCTGGATATTGTCCTTTGCCATGAGGTAGGTGCCCAGCAGGAATCCGGCCGCGATGCACAGTTCAAGGACTTGCTTGAACGTACTGATGCCCCCGAATTCAAAAAAGCTCAGCCCTAATCCGATAACGACAGAAAAGCGGGCGAGATGATCAAGCCACTTGGGCTCATGCCCATGTCCACGCAAGGCGATGATCAAACCGATGATCATGGCCGGAGCGCCGCCTGACTCCACTGCCGCGGCAATCCAGTTGTGTTCGGTAACAAAGACGGTGACCCAGGCAGGAAGCCCGATCAGATAAACACCCCACGACCATAGACGCCAGTGACGATTTCCCCGGGAAGTCGTGCTGCGCTCGGCCTGAGAAAAGCACACCTTGTTAAGGAGATAGGATATGCCACCCCATATCTGGAGGAATAATTCCATCTGGAAATCCTTGCATCGTGTTTACCGCCCTGCCGCTGAAGATGAGCGATACGCCCACCAGATGTAACCGGCGCCAAACACGATCATGGGCACGCACAGGATCTGCCCCATGGACATCCAGTTCAGCGCAACGAAACCAAGCTGGGCGTCCGGCTCGCGGGCGAACTCCACCAGAAAACGGAAAACACCGTACCCGAGCAGGAACAACGCGCCGACACATCCCTTGGGACGCGGCTTGGCCGAATACCACCACACGATGATGAACAGGGCGAGGCCCTCCAGAGCGGCTTCATAGAGCTGGGACGGGTGACGAGGCAATCCTCCGGCGCCGGGGAACGGCATGGCCCAGGGAAGATCGGTGTAGCGCCCCCAGAGTTCGGCATTGATGAAGTTGCCGATACGACCGAAGAAGAGGCCGGG containing:
- the lgt gene encoding prolipoprotein diacylglyceryl transferase yields the protein MLAYPQFNPVIFSIGPLHLRWYGMMYVFGIVSGWLLGRYRASKPWNKFTPKLMDDFITWAILGVVLGGRLGYCLFYNTSFYFANPMKIFAVWEGGMSFHGGCLGVLFAIWLFGRANNMSFPEVGDFISPLVPPGLFFGRIGNFINAELWGRYTDLPWAMPFPGAGGLPRHPSQLYEAALEGLALFIIVWWYSAKPRPKGCVGALFLLGYGVFRFLVEFAREPDAQLGFVALNWMSMGQILCVPMIVFGAGYIWWAYRSSSAAGR
- a CDS encoding nicotinamide mononucleotide transporter; protein product: MELFLQIWGGISYLLNKVCFSQAERSTTSRGNRHWRLWSWGVYLIGLPAWVTVFVTEHNWIAAAVESGGAPAMIIGLIIALRGHGHEPKWLDHLARFSVVIGLGLSFFEFGGISTFKQVLELCIAAGFLLGTYLMAKDNIQGYFWLMLGNVSCSTLMGIQQYYILMVQQLVSLVFVVDAYRTRRKTMHESE